From Shewanella psychrophila, a single genomic window includes:
- a CDS encoding tetratricopeptide repeat protein, with product MRIFFVSIILFLLLAVPSSYAQDHIALEIKLNESPVELLHELQASITLPIIVNSLPAFEQVARDQGYRVDELKHKLQLLTRLYLSTYVKEKDRYLKTEALLSLLEIIGTTAYDESYLQVLKGRYIGRKQHDYQQAQPYFEQALSLLENKQDTQAQLLKQLSHFHLGSLHRILHQDKQALMHLKLYRDTTYQLRNDYLIAHAESALGNFYNQRDQLSLALQHYSEALRLSNRQQKPFLKANLQLKLARVYRDLESWDEAIQYAHDADEGFKALNMDRLRSHCMTVMAMVHASQNNWNQAIDYYLNAQQLDYKDQNVIAQALNYHNLGEAYFKNGNTKTAFEFLFKSNAIFLARKSNHYLVFNDLLITQVAVADKDWHLAQKHGALALKNAEKLKLKDEQIEALQYQSQAYRNLKQYDSAFRTLDKLIALNLSMPKIKNTPTDYTSSVLAEQKLKLEVHKLQGEKSTLSTQLDRSRVLLITAVIFVCLISLIGVNQWRRKSALAVNLSEEKDKSIVEPVSGLPGYKGFIEELESQYKDTPHSIALISLTDQLNADLNQGFQCNNNMNKIQLEALAHSFSGNVYLIRPGLFILSLREPVTANELLQRCRNAIDKDYGDTSIHIGMLPLPLLMDPEIKLSADVHFGAAQMTLAAALSLGQETDYYVSIKALNFAPSAIFATPLYLHLEKGIMRGLLKVDTNGNKKDILWPRWKSHEHLDITELT from the coding sequence ATGCGTATTTTTTTTGTATCTATTATTCTTTTTCTGCTTTTAGCCGTCCCTTCAAGTTATGCCCAAGATCATATCGCCCTTGAAATAAAGTTAAATGAATCGCCAGTCGAACTGTTACATGAATTACAAGCCTCAATCACCTTACCTATAATAGTGAATAGTCTGCCAGCATTTGAACAAGTAGCCAGAGACCAAGGTTACCGAGTCGATGAGCTAAAACATAAATTGCAACTACTCACACGACTCTACCTCAGCACTTATGTAAAAGAGAAAGATAGATACCTTAAAACCGAGGCATTATTGTCACTTCTGGAGATCATAGGTACCACAGCCTACGATGAAAGCTACCTACAAGTGTTAAAGGGAAGATATATAGGCAGGAAGCAACATGATTACCAACAAGCGCAGCCTTATTTTGAGCAGGCACTGAGTCTATTAGAGAATAAACAAGATACTCAGGCCCAACTGTTAAAACAACTCAGCCATTTTCACCTCGGCAGCTTACATCGAATCTTGCATCAGGATAAGCAAGCGCTGATGCACCTAAAACTCTATAGAGATACGACTTATCAGCTTAGGAATGATTACTTGATTGCCCATGCGGAGTCCGCTTTAGGTAACTTCTATAATCAACGGGATCAGTTATCTTTAGCCTTACAACATTACAGCGAAGCACTTAGACTCTCGAACCGCCAGCAAAAGCCTTTTCTCAAGGCCAACTTGCAACTAAAGCTGGCAAGAGTGTATCGGGATCTAGAGTCTTGGGATGAAGCAATTCAATATGCACATGATGCAGATGAGGGTTTTAAGGCGCTCAATATGGATCGGCTACGCTCTCATTGCATGACAGTGATGGCCATGGTTCATGCCAGTCAAAATAACTGGAATCAGGCTATTGATTACTATCTCAATGCCCAGCAGCTCGATTACAAAGATCAAAACGTGATAGCTCAGGCATTAAACTATCATAATTTAGGTGAAGCCTATTTTAAAAACGGCAACACCAAAACTGCTTTTGAATTTCTGTTTAAGTCCAATGCCATTTTTCTCGCCAGAAAAAGTAACCATTATCTTGTCTTTAATGATCTCTTAATTACCCAAGTTGCCGTTGCCGATAAAGACTGGCACCTTGCTCAAAAGCATGGCGCCTTGGCCTTAAAAAATGCCGAGAAGCTTAAGCTCAAAGATGAACAGATAGAGGCATTACAGTACCAATCTCAGGCATATAGAAACCTTAAACAATATGACAGCGCCTTTAGGACACTGGATAAGCTCATCGCCTTGAATTTATCCATGCCAAAAATAAAGAATACTCCCACCGACTACACTTCATCGGTACTTGCCGAGCAAAAATTAAAACTGGAAGTGCATAAACTTCAAGGTGAAAAAAGCACACTCAGCACCCAGCTGGATCGTTCGAGAGTCCTGTTGATAACGGCTGTAATTTTTGTGTGTCTAATATCGCTCATAGGCGTAAACCAATGGCGAAGAAAAAGCGCATTAGCGGTTAATCTCTCTGAAGAGAAAGATAAAAGCATTGTCGAGCCCGTGAGTGGTTTACCTGGCTATAAGGGCTTCATCGAAGAGCTTGAGTCACAATACAAGGACACTCCACATTCGATTGCTTTGATTTCACTGACAGATCAATTAAACGCAGATCTAAATCAAGGTTTTCAGTGTAATAACAACATGAATAAAATTCAGCTCGAAGCACTGGCTCATAGTTTTTCAGGCAATGTGTACCTTATTCGGCCTGGATTATTTATTCTGTCGCTGAGAGAGCCAGTCACTGCCAATGAATTATTGCAAAGATGCCGTAACGCCATAGATAAAGATTATGGCGACACCTCTATACACATAGGAATGTTGCCTCTTCCTCTGCTGATGGATCCAGAAATTAAACTTTCGGCCGACGTTCATTTTGGCGCAGCACAGATGACTCTGGCTGCCGCGCTGAGTCTGGGGCAAGAGACAGATTACTATGTATCCATAAAAGCATTGAACTTTGCTCCATCGGCTATCTTTGCAACACCTCTATATTTGCACTTGGAAAAAGGCATAATGCGAGGCTTGTTAAAGGTCGATACCAATGGTAATAAGAAAGACATTCTATGGCCCAGATGGAAAAGCCATGAACATCTGGATATAACAGAATTAACTTAA
- a CDS encoding methyltransferase family protein, giving the protein MDDTKGAGVRIPPPVVFIFFMFCGLGVDLIYPLDTHIPVVLAYLGMAISIFGLVVLLYLATLFKRVKTNIEPWKPTSRIISTGIYAYSRNPIYLAFCTIPLGAGLFFSHIWLILSVLPACISIYYLAIRPEEAYLTEKFGDEYLEYRRRVRRWL; this is encoded by the coding sequence ATGGATGATACTAAAGGCGCGGGCGTACGCATACCGCCTCCCGTGGTGTTTATCTTCTTTATGTTTTGTGGGCTTGGGGTAGACTTGATCTATCCTCTTGATACCCATATTCCGGTGGTATTGGCATACTTAGGTATGGCAATAAGCATATTTGGTCTTGTGGTTTTATTGTATTTAGCGACGCTTTTTAAGCGGGTGAAAACCAATATCGAGCCCTGGAAGCCCACTTCCAGGATTATCTCCACTGGCATTTATGCCTACTCTCGAAATCCTATTTATCTGGCATTTTGTACTATCCCCTTGGGGGCCGGCTTATTTTTTAGTCATATCTGGCTGATACTGAGCGTGCTACCAGCCTGCATCTCTATCTATTACCTAGCTATTCGACCTGAGGAGGCTTATTTAACAGAGAAGTTTGGTGATGAATATCTCGAATATCGAAGACGTGTCAGGCGTTGGCTATAG
- the xni gene encoding flap endonuclease Xni codes for MNTFLIIDGLNLVRRIHAAQPNESDINGLDIRVASACKKLLKHHQPSHVAMVWDGNEISWRKHLFEDYKKGRKPMPKALSEYLPELKLHLAKIHVNSLDADSEADDVIATLASKLAASGGEAIIVSTDKGFTQLKHPKIKRWDHFNQSYLSVEDREQKLGVQHSQFIDYLALAGDSGNKIPGVPGIGPKSAVELLKIFRSLANIYSSIDEVGAKQAKKLEEGKQMARLSYKLVQLQIDMPLKANLSQFRLPH; via the coding sequence ATGAACACTTTTTTGATTATTGACGGCTTAAACTTGGTCCGTCGAATTCACGCTGCACAACCTAATGAGAGCGATATAAACGGACTCGATATCCGGGTCGCCTCGGCCTGCAAGAAATTACTCAAACATCACCAACCAAGCCACGTAGCAATGGTCTGGGATGGCAACGAAATCTCATGGCGTAAACATCTGTTCGAGGATTATAAGAAAGGGCGAAAACCCATGCCTAAGGCATTGTCTGAGTATTTACCGGAGTTAAAGCTCCACCTTGCTAAAATACATGTAAATTCTCTGGATGCAGATTCTGAGGCCGATGATGTAATTGCCACCCTGGCAAGTAAACTCGCCGCCAGTGGTGGTGAGGCCATCATAGTCTCAACGGATAAAGGCTTCACTCAACTCAAGCATCCTAAGATAAAAAGGTGGGATCACTTCAATCAGTCTTATCTATCCGTAGAAGATCGCGAGCAAAAATTAGGGGTTCAACACTCCCAGTTTATCGATTATCTAGCCTTAGCCGGAGACAGTGGCAATAAGATACCTGGCGTTCCAGGGATCGGCCCAAAATCAGCTGTTGAGCTATTAAAAATATTTCGCTCTCTGGCCAATATCTATTCATCTATCGATGAAGTTGGAGCTAAACAAGCTAAAAAGCTCGAAGAGGGTAAACAGATGGCAAGACTTAGTTACAAACTGGTTCAACTGCAAATTGATATGCCGTTGAAGGCCAATCTAAGCCAATTCAGGTTGCCACACTAA
- a CDS encoding SDR family oxidoreductase yields MKKVALITGGGRGIGAATARYLANHGYAVGVNYKQNKQAAELLVSELQAKGCEAIAIQADVSIESEVVELFSTLDRELGRITALVNNAGILMPQMKITDMTAERINKVLTNNVTSYFLCCREAVRRMSISAGGYGGAIVNVSSAASRIGAPGEYVDYAASKGAVDTLTTGLSVEVASDSIRVNCVRPGFIYTDMHADGGEPDRVKRLASKIPMERGGEPEEVAAAIAWLLSDEASYVTGTFMDLAGGR; encoded by the coding sequence ATGAAAAAAGTAGCACTGATCACAGGTGGTGGACGCGGCATTGGCGCGGCGACAGCGAGATATCTGGCTAACCATGGATATGCAGTCGGGGTTAACTATAAGCAAAATAAACAGGCTGCCGAACTCTTGGTGTCTGAATTACAGGCTAAAGGCTGTGAGGCTATAGCAATACAGGCTGATGTTTCGATTGAGAGTGAGGTTGTTGAGCTGTTTAGTACGCTAGATAGAGAGCTGGGCAGGATCACGGCCTTGGTTAATAATGCCGGCATCTTGATGCCACAGATGAAAATAACAGATATGACGGCAGAGCGGATTAACAAGGTATTGACTAATAATGTCACTAGTTATTTCCTCTGTTGTAGGGAAGCGGTGAGACGTATGTCTATTTCTGCTGGAGGATACGGCGGTGCAATCGTTAATGTCTCCTCGGCGGCCTCTAGAATCGGTGCTCCCGGGGAATATGTTGACTATGCGGCTTCCAAAGGTGCCGTCGATACCTTGACGACAGGTCTGTCGGTAGAGGTGGCTAGTGATAGTATCCGGGTTAATTGCGTCAGGCCGGGTTTTATCTATACCGATATGCATGCTGATGGGGGAGAGCCGGATAGAGTGAAGCGTCTGGCTTCTAAAATCCCTATGGAACGAGGCGGGGAGCCTGAAGAAGTGGCGGCCGCCATCGCATGGTTGCTGTCAGATGAAGCTTCTTATGTGACGGGTACCTTTATGGATCTTGCCGGTGGCAGATGA
- a CDS encoding GGDEF domain-containing protein has protein sequence MKDSMANTSQLSLLKQKLHSARVALDSMNEDRNDKLRTLLQFIGHLSLACKGQNIELDNKLAKLRHNFTNFETVEESLPELVEVEQLLKHQYNHVMVQLEDSRASLSRVIRQIQRVQSVPEKVKKEINYFKKDLSKPFHTFWDYIPKVEKLVGFYESILEEQLAQGDKLVVLPKHRQLAHELAHMISEIEFRKDQRDRILVLKEVLSNDIEIDSLIDAYQTVLSLLLDNIAREKSASQEFLYALNDALSAVREVVSDSYNNNQRSSQLKKQLNREINSRVDNVGEAIIDIDDIHSLKSQVTEQLASIRAALGRKEALEEREQALLRKSMEAMRKELNELSKEADTFKERLFEQQKLNLLDALTQLPNRAALEERMEQEFRNFQRHKQPLWVAVADIDHFKTINDSFGHSTGDKTLQVIAMALKNSLRDTEFVARYGGEEFVLIIPDVNATDIDQLLNRVREKVKSIPFKFKNQRITVTVSIGAAQIINNELINETFDRADAALYRAKHESRDRVIIDV, from the coding sequence ATGAAGGATTCGATGGCAAACACCTCTCAGCTCAGTTTATTAAAGCAAAAACTTCATTCGGCTAGAGTCGCACTCGATAGCATGAACGAAGACAGAAATGATAAATTGAGGACACTACTGCAGTTTATCGGTCATCTGAGCCTTGCCTGTAAAGGGCAAAATATTGAGCTCGATAATAAACTGGCTAAATTAAGACATAATTTTACTAATTTCGAGACTGTCGAAGAGTCACTCCCGGAATTAGTTGAAGTTGAACAACTTCTTAAGCACCAGTATAACCATGTCATGGTTCAACTCGAAGACAGTAGAGCCAGCTTATCTCGGGTGATCAGACAGATACAGCGAGTCCAATCTGTACCCGAGAAGGTCAAGAAAGAGATCAATTACTTCAAGAAAGATCTCTCCAAGCCTTTCCATACTTTCTGGGACTATATCCCTAAAGTCGAAAAGCTGGTTGGCTTTTATGAAAGCATACTGGAAGAACAGTTGGCACAGGGTGATAAACTCGTTGTCTTGCCCAAGCATCGTCAACTGGCTCATGAACTCGCCCATATGATCTCCGAGATCGAATTTCGAAAAGATCAACGAGATCGAATACTCGTACTCAAAGAGGTGCTTTCTAACGATATTGAAATAGACAGCCTTATCGATGCCTATCAGACAGTGCTTTCTCTGCTTCTGGATAATATCGCAAGAGAAAAATCTGCTTCTCAGGAGTTTCTTTACGCCTTAAACGACGCCCTCTCAGCAGTCAGAGAAGTGGTGAGTGACTCTTACAACAACAATCAACGCAGCTCTCAACTAAAAAAGCAGCTCAATCGTGAAATTAATTCCCGCGTCGATAACGTAGGTGAAGCCATCATAGATATCGATGACATTCACAGCCTAAAGTCTCAGGTCACAGAACAATTGGCCTCGATTCGGGCGGCACTAGGACGTAAAGAAGCCTTAGAAGAGCGTGAACAAGCATTACTTCGTAAATCTATGGAAGCCATGCGTAAGGAGCTTAACGAGCTAAGTAAGGAAGCTGATACTTTTAAAGAAAGACTCTTTGAACAGCAGAAACTCAACTTGCTCGATGCCTTAACCCAGCTCCCTAACAGGGCTGCCCTCGAAGAAAGAATGGAACAGGAATTTCGTAATTTTCAACGTCATAAGCAACCACTCTGGGTCGCTGTGGCCGATATCGATCACTTTAAAACCATTAACGACAGTTTTGGCCACAGTACCGGTGATAAAACCCTTCAAGTTATCGCCATGGCACTGAAAAATTCACTCCGTGATACCGAGTTTGTTGCCCGCTATGGTGGTGAAGAATTTGTGCTTATTATTCCTGATGTAAACGCCACAGATATTGATCAACTTTTAAATAGAGTGAGGGAAAAAGTAAAAAGTATTCCTTTTAAGTTTAAAAATCAGAGAATTACAGTTACAGTATCTATAGGTGCTGCACAGATTATCAATAATGAGCTTATCAATGAAACCTTTGATAGGGCCGACGCAGCACTGTATCGAGCAAAACATGAAAGCAGAGACAGAGTAATCATTGACGTGTAG
- the ppnN gene encoding nucleotide 5'-monophosphate nucleosidase PpnN produces MIVKVSPKGSMDQLSQLEVDRLKQSAKSDLYQLYRSCSLAVLASGLQSDNAENLFEQFNDFNINVLRRERGIKIELTNPPEAAFVDGKIIRGLQEHLFAVLRDIVYVSNKYDNLKHINLTNSSHITNVVFDILRNGQVIPLEDPNVVVCWGGHSINAIEYQYTREVGYELGLREMNICTGCGPGAMEGPMKGATIGHAKQRTPQARYVGLTEPSIIAAEPPNQIVSELVILPDIEKRLEAFVRLGHGIVIFPGGAGTAEELLYLLGILLNKENEGMPFPLVLTGPKESADYFIKIDEFIGATLGEEAQSKYEIVIDDPVQVARIMSHGMDIIKDHRKITGDSYQYNWSLKIEPEFQLPFNPTHEMMSNLNLYFQDNKAELAANLRRAFSGIVAGNVKMETIRNVKQHGPFEIKGDPKLMAMMDTLLSAFVKQQRMKLPGSEYVPCYKIDN; encoded by the coding sequence ATGATTGTAAAGGTCAGCCCTAAAGGAAGCATGGATCAGCTTTCACAATTGGAAGTCGATCGTCTAAAACAGAGCGCAAAAAGCGATCTCTATCAGCTTTACCGTAGTTGTTCATTGGCCGTTCTCGCATCTGGCCTACAGAGCGATAACGCCGAAAATCTCTTCGAACAATTCAATGATTTCAACATTAATGTCCTACGTCGAGAGCGTGGAATTAAAATTGAATTGACTAACCCCCCCGAAGCCGCCTTTGTCGATGGCAAGATAATCAGAGGCCTTCAGGAGCATCTATTTGCGGTGCTCAGAGATATCGTCTACGTCAGCAACAAATACGACAACCTCAAGCATATCAACCTGACCAACTCTAGCCATATTACCAATGTCGTCTTCGATATTTTACGTAATGGTCAGGTTATCCCACTGGAAGACCCCAACGTTGTCGTGTGCTGGGGTGGCCATAGCATCAACGCTATCGAGTACCAGTACACTCGTGAAGTGGGCTATGAGCTTGGTTTGAGAGAGATGAACATATGTACAGGTTGTGGTCCCGGTGCCATGGAAGGTCCAATGAAAGGAGCCACCATAGGCCACGCGAAACAGCGTACACCCCAAGCAAGATATGTGGGACTCACAGAACCTAGCATCATAGCCGCAGAGCCTCCTAATCAGATAGTCAGTGAGCTAGTGATCCTTCCCGATATAGAGAAGCGATTAGAAGCTTTCGTCCGTTTAGGCCACGGCATCGTTATTTTTCCTGGTGGAGCTGGCACCGCCGAAGAATTACTCTACCTGCTCGGTATCTTGCTCAATAAAGAAAACGAAGGTATGCCCTTCCCCTTAGTGCTAACAGGCCCTAAGGAGAGTGCCGATTACTTTATCAAAATTGATGAGTTTATCGGGGCAACCTTAGGTGAGGAAGCCCAGAGTAAATACGAAATAGTCATCGATGACCCGGTTCAAGTCGCCAGAATTATGAGCCACGGTATGGATATCATCAAAGATCACAGAAAGATCACGGGTGACTCCTATCAATACAATTGGTCATTGAAAATTGAACCCGAATTTCAGCTGCCTTTCAATCCCACTCATGAGATGATGAGCAATCTCAATCTGTATTTTCAGGATAACAAGGCTGAACTTGCCGCGAATCTACGCAGAGCGTTTTCAGGCATAGTTGCTGGCAATGTGAAGATGGAAACCATCAGGAACGTTAAGCAACATGGTCCCTTTGAAATAAAGGGCGATCCTAAGCTAATGGCCATGATGGATACTCTCCTGAGCGCATTTGTAAAACAGCAGAGAATGAAATTACCGGGTAGCGAATATGTTCCCTGCTACAAGATAGATAATTAA
- a CDS encoding antibiotic biosynthesis monooxygenase family protein, with translation MILEVAILDVKPHLTQDFEAAFEQAQKIISGMKGYTSHQLQKCLEKESRYILLVNWQTLEDHTCGFRGSSEYQEWRALLHHFYDPFPEVEHYQRLY, from the coding sequence ATGATACTGGAAGTAGCAATACTAGATGTAAAACCTCATTTAACCCAAGATTTTGAAGCCGCTTTTGAGCAGGCTCAAAAAATCATTTCGGGGATGAAAGGCTATACCTCTCATCAGTTGCAAAAATGTCTGGAGAAGGAGAGTCGTTATATTCTTCTGGTTAACTGGCAGACCCTCGAGGACCATACCTGTGGTTTTAGAGGCTCATCTGAGTACCAAGAGTGGCGCGCCTTGTTGCATCATTTTTATGATCCATTCCCAGAAGTCGAGCATTATCAAAGGCTCTATTAA
- a CDS encoding DUF3192 domain-containing protein, with protein sequence MKSKVPVIIGSIFAAYTAFVAVVVLVYEPTPDEMHWEDRQAYNNAKLADITIGQSLSDIKLLMGKADFSEAKVTGNTALQVLFYRTHHAQSDGETTRDECTPLLFKDQKLIAWGSDTYDQYLTATIGS encoded by the coding sequence ATGAAATCTAAAGTACCTGTCATTATCGGCTCTATTTTTGCTGCCTACACCGCCTTCGTTGCTGTTGTGGTACTCGTCTATGAGCCCACACCCGATGAGATGCACTGGGAAGACAGACAAGCTTATAACAATGCCAAATTAGCCGATATCACCATTGGCCAAAGCTTATCAGACATTAAACTATTAATGGGTAAGGCTGATTTTTCGGAAGCTAAGGTGACTGGTAATACTGCCTTACAGGTGCTTTTTTATCGAACTCATCATGCTCAATCCGATGGGGAAACCACTAGAGATGAATGCACTCCCCTGTTATTTAAGGATCAGAAACTGATCGCATGGGGGTCAGATACTTACGACCAATATCTTACCGCGACCATCGGCAGCTAA
- a CDS encoding MarC family protein, with protein sequence MDGLWLHMGTVFMGFFAIMNPIANVPIFLGLTSEEDEQTTKVIAFRALFLAFIIIMLFSLAGQYIFTLFGISLSAFRITGGLLVFLIGFHMLQGNNSSVHHPDHQQLLESKENAIDKARTREAALSIAVSPLALPILAGPGTIATAMSFSAAGGIEEMLITIGAFGILCLVTYGFFISGGKLVSYLGSAALGAITRMMGLILAVIGTQMAVEGIKGAFAI encoded by the coding sequence ATGGATGGACTTTGGTTGCACATGGGAACGGTATTTATGGGCTTTTTCGCCATCATGAATCCTATCGCGAATGTGCCAATATTTTTAGGCTTAACCTCGGAAGAAGATGAGCAAACCACAAAAGTCATCGCATTTAGAGCGCTGTTTCTAGCTTTTATCATCATCATGCTTTTCTCGCTTGCGGGGCAATATATTTTTACCTTGTTTGGAATCTCATTATCGGCATTTAGGATCACCGGTGGCTTACTGGTGTTCTTGATAGGTTTTCATATGCTGCAGGGAAATAATTCCAGCGTGCATCATCCTGATCATCAACAATTACTTGAGAGCAAGGAAAATGCTATTGATAAAGCCCGGACACGAGAAGCAGCTCTGAGTATCGCAGTATCGCCACTGGCTCTGCCGATCTTAGCAGGACCTGGAACGATAGCCACCGCCATGAGTTTTTCGGCGGCAGGAGGGATAGAAGAGATGCTGATCACCATAGGTGCCTTTGGCATCCTGTGCTTAGTCACCTATGGATTTTTTATCTCTGGTGGGAAACTGGTGAGTTATTTAGGTAGCGCAGCTCTTGGCGCTATTACCCGAATGATGGGTCTTATTCTTGCCGTCATAGGCACACAGATGGCGGTAGAAGGTATAAAAGGCGCTTTTGCAATCTAA